Proteins encoded by one window of Chanos chanos chromosome 7, fChaCha1.1, whole genome shotgun sequence:
- the LOC115816397 gene encoding low affinity immunoglobulin gamma Fc region receptor III-like, giving the protein MPVTVRALPTATLSVGPESPVHTGETAVVILQPDKQTFRGETVTLRCQIQGERDTDWEYSWYKKSSSLSPVSKDQEYTISPVNESHSGEYTCRGKLKRDSQNSEMSDAVTLTVSSGEFMSPPASLIISPNTTQRFTSDSLSLSCEVQSNSTGWTVRRYTDNGEVSDCSSDWGSVTGSTCSISSLQSSDSGVYWCQSDSGGNSNPLNITVTNGDVILESPVHPVTEGDTLTLHCRYRHDSSDIRADFYKDGLVLQNQTTGEMTIPTVSKSDEGLYWCKHPERGESPKSWITVTVTVRGEIKASHSLPRLLCSLLVVSPYLLVTIVIGVKCWRAGAQSHEDKRQYAVKET; this is encoded by the exons ATGCCAgtcactgtgagag CATTGCCGACAGCTACACTATCTGTAGGACCAGAGAGCCCTGTgcacactggagagaca gctgttgtgatcctgcagcctgataaacagacattcagaggagagactgtcactctcagatgtcaaatacagggagagagagacactgactgggaatacagctggtataagaagagttcttcactcagtcctgtcagtaaagatcaggaatacaCAATCAGTCCTGTTAATGAGTcccacagtggtgaatacacctgtagaggaaaactcaaaagagactcacagaactcagagatgagtgatgctgtaacactgactgtgtcatcaggtgagt tcatgtctcctccagcctctctgatcatcagtcccaacacaactcaacgcTTTAcatctgactctctctcactgagctgtgaggtacagagtaactctactggatggacagtcagacgatacacagataatggagaggtgtcagactgttcatcagactggggatcagtaacaggatctacatgtagcatcagctccctccagtcatcagacagtggagtgtactggtgccagtctgactctggagggaacagtaatcctctcaacattacagtgacca atggtgatgtgatcctggagagtcctgtccatcctgttactgagggagatactttgactctgcacTGTAGATATCGACATGACTCCTCAGAcatcagagctgatttctataaagatggattagtcctccagaatcagactacaggagagatgaccatccctactgtctcaaagtcagatgagggtctgtattggtgtaaacacccagagagaggagagtcaccaaagagctggatcactgtcactgtcactgtcagggGTGAGATAA AAgcctcccactctctccccagactgctctgttctctactggttgtttctccatatctgctggtgaccattgtgatcggggttaaatgctggagggctggag ctcAGTCTCATGAAGACAAGAGACAATATGCAGTCAAAGAAACATAA